The proteins below come from a single Mycolicibacterium sp. TY81 genomic window:
- a CDS encoding DUF3349 domain-containing protein, with translation MSTKSLLLSVLNWLRAGYPEGVPGPDRVPLLALLRATPLTEEQVAEVVRNIAEASAPADVDNPIERDDIAEFIADVTHHDAGPENVARVAAKLAAAGWPLAAMDLLPDARPGADGR, from the coding sequence GTGTCGACGAAGTCGCTGCTGCTTTCGGTACTGAACTGGCTGCGTGCCGGTTACCCGGAGGGGGTCCCAGGCCCCGACCGGGTGCCGCTGCTGGCATTGCTGCGGGCCACGCCGCTGACCGAGGAGCAGGTGGCCGAAGTGGTGCGCAATATCGCCGAGGCCTCAGCGCCCGCCGACGTCGACAATCCCATCGAGCGCGACGACATCGCCGAGTTCATCGCCGACGTCACCCACCATGACGCCGGCCCGGAGAACGTCGCGCGGGTGGCTGCCAAACTGGCCGCGGCCGGCTGGCCGTTGGCCGCTATGGACCTGTTGCCTGACGCCCGCCCCGGCGCAGACGGCCGATAA
- a CDS encoding NAD(P)/FAD-dependent oxidoreductase has product MTVEQSTGAQSVGNEAAEPIVTRAVIIGSGFSGLGMGIALRKQGFGERDFLILEKADEVGGTWRDNTYPGCACDIPSHMYSFSFEPKADWTHMWSFQPEIFDYLKGVTDKHNLRRNIRFNTHVDRAHWDEDERRWHVYDTDGQEYIAQFLISGAGGLHIPAVPEIEGSDEFAGAAFHSAQWDHSVDITGKRVAVIGTGASAIQIVPAIVDQVSELHLYQRTPAWVMPRPNNAFPEWMKNTFRRVPGTRALMRDAIYWIHEGVGFAMTKQPRLLKIGELLGKWNINRSIKDPELRRKLTPNYVAGCKRILNSDTYYRGIANPKTQVFTEGIERMTAAGIVTRDGVEHPVDVVVWCTGFHVTDSYTYVDIKGLGGEDLVDRWNREGMAAHRGITVANMPNLFFLLGPNTALGHNSVVFMIESQIRYAAQAIAAADKAGAAALMPSRRAQDEYNAELQQNLAGTVWSTGGCHSWYMDEHGVNRTLWSGMTWQYWLETRKFKSTEYEFIR; this is encoded by the coding sequence ATGACGGTCGAGCAGTCAACTGGAGCGCAGTCCGTCGGCAACGAGGCCGCCGAGCCCATCGTGACGCGCGCGGTGATCATCGGGTCCGGTTTCTCCGGTCTGGGCATGGGCATCGCGCTGCGCAAGCAGGGCTTCGGCGAGCGCGACTTCCTGATCCTGGAGAAGGCCGACGAGGTCGGCGGCACCTGGCGCGACAACACCTACCCGGGCTGCGCGTGCGACATCCCGTCACACATGTACTCGTTCTCCTTCGAGCCGAAGGCCGACTGGACGCACATGTGGTCGTTCCAGCCCGAGATCTTCGACTACCTCAAGGGCGTCACCGACAAGCACAACCTCCGCCGCAACATCCGGTTCAACACCCATGTCGACCGCGCGCACTGGGACGAAGACGAGCGGCGCTGGCACGTCTACGACACCGACGGCCAGGAGTACATCGCGCAGTTCCTGATCTCCGGTGCGGGCGGCCTGCACATCCCGGCGGTTCCCGAAATCGAAGGCAGCGACGAATTTGCCGGTGCCGCTTTCCATTCCGCACAGTGGGACCACAGTGTCGACATCACCGGCAAGCGCGTCGCGGTGATCGGGACCGGCGCCAGCGCCATCCAGATCGTGCCCGCGATCGTCGACCAGGTGTCCGAGTTGCACCTGTACCAGCGCACCCCGGCGTGGGTCATGCCGCGGCCCAACAACGCTTTTCCGGAATGGATGAAGAACACCTTCCGCCGGGTGCCGGGTACGCGGGCGCTCATGCGGGATGCCATCTACTGGATCCACGAAGGCGTCGGCTTCGCGATGACCAAGCAGCCGCGGCTGCTCAAAATCGGTGAGCTGCTGGGCAAATGGAACATCAACCGCAGCATCAAAGATCCCGAGCTGCGCCGCAAGCTGACGCCGAACTACGTGGCCGGCTGCAAGCGAATCCTGAACTCCGACACCTACTATCGCGGCATCGCCAACCCGAAGACGCAGGTCTTCACCGAGGGCATCGAGCGGATGACCGCGGCCGGCATCGTCACCCGCGACGGCGTCGAGCACCCCGTCGACGTGGTGGTGTGGTGCACCGGTTTCCACGTCACCGACTCGTACACCTACGTCGACATCAAGGGCCTCGGGGGAGAGGACCTGGTCGACCGGTGGAACCGCGAGGGGATGGCGGCGCACCGCGGCATCACCGTGGCGAACATGCCGAACCTGTTCTTCCTGCTCGGCCCGAACACCGCGCTCGGCCACAACTCGGTGGTGTTCATGATCGAGTCGCAGATCCGCTACGCCGCGCAGGCCATCGCCGCGGCCGACAAGGCGGGCGCCGCCGCACTGATGCCGAGCCGCCGCGCCCAGGACGAGTACAACGCCGAACTGCAGCAGAACCTGGCCGGCACGGTGTGGAGCACCGGTGGTTGCCACAGCTGGTACATGGACGAGCACGGCGTGAACCGCACCCTGTGGAGCGGCATGACCTGGCAGTACTGGCTGGAAACCCGGAAATTCAAGTCGACCGAGTATGAGTTCATTCGCTGA
- a CDS encoding serine/threonine-protein kinase — protein MTKRNGEQFGKYRITGLLGVGGMGEVYEAVDTSKDRTVALKILSDQYSQDERFRERFQRESRAAAILQEPHVIPIHDWGEVDGRLYIDMRLVHGETLHDMLKSGPLPVEQAVAIVGHIASALDAAHAAGLIHRDVKPQNIMVTAGDFAYLVDFGIAEAHGDSRLTMTGTQIGSMAYMAPERFGGHDTTPAVDVYALACVLCEALTGRAPFPGQGLEQVIAAHLSTPAPRPSAINPHVPTALDDVVARGMAKEADDRYGTAGALARAAHRALRDTGAAWQQSATMQREQLVVPPPPRHDSEPLTGPTVVVGATHSEQRGRWVVPAVIGAVGALMLGGIGIVIGMLAGQNNTKAVATSSPGQTVSTIGAPPAQQPPAPQTPMPLPVPAPPMPSSSGTPPLVTGADNSASHDSCDAGWSLTSRSGWGTRSGRGSAETSCFFARSVLGSYWDHYGGVVRAPRTVSAPGAVDCRTVDGATCSGPNFVVQCAAYGADNWVTCVGGNNARVYIY, from the coding sequence GTGACTAAGCGCAACGGTGAGCAGTTCGGTAAGTACCGAATCACCGGGCTGCTCGGTGTCGGCGGCATGGGCGAGGTCTACGAAGCTGTGGACACCAGCAAGGACCGGACTGTCGCGCTGAAGATCTTGTCCGATCAGTATTCGCAGGACGAGCGCTTCCGCGAACGGTTTCAGCGCGAATCACGTGCTGCCGCAATCCTGCAGGAACCACACGTTATTCCGATCCACGACTGGGGTGAGGTCGATGGCCGCCTCTACATCGACATGCGGTTGGTGCACGGCGAAACCCTGCACGACATGCTCAAGTCAGGCCCGCTGCCTGTGGAACAAGCGGTAGCAATAGTTGGCCACATCGCTTCGGCGCTGGACGCCGCTCACGCCGCTGGGTTGATTCACCGCGACGTGAAACCGCAGAACATCATGGTCACGGCGGGAGACTTCGCATACCTAGTCGATTTTGGGATTGCCGAGGCTCACGGGGATTCGCGGCTAACTATGACCGGAACTCAAATCGGGTCGATGGCGTACATGGCCCCTGAGCGATTCGGGGGACACGACACGACGCCAGCCGTCGACGTCTACGCGCTTGCGTGTGTGCTGTGCGAGGCGCTGACCGGCCGTGCGCCATTCCCCGGCCAAGGGCTTGAGCAGGTAATCGCTGCACACCTTTCCACGCCGGCGCCGCGTCCGAGTGCGATCAATCCACACGTTCCAACCGCACTCGATGACGTTGTCGCTCGCGGCATGGCGAAGGAGGCCGATGATCGCTACGGCACGGCTGGGGCGTTGGCACGCGCTGCGCATCGAGCATTGCGCGACACAGGCGCTGCGTGGCAGCAGTCAGCGACCATGCAGCGAGAGCAGTTGGTGGTGCCCCCGCCTCCTCGCCATGACTCTGAGCCCCTGACCGGGCCGACGGTGGTTGTCGGAGCGACGCATTCCGAACAACGGGGGCGGTGGGTGGTGCCGGCGGTGATCGGAGCGGTTGGCGCATTGATGCTGGGCGGAATAGGCATCGTCATTGGGATGCTTGCTGGCCAGAACAACACGAAGGCGGTCGCGACTTCCTCACCTGGCCAAACTGTTTCGACGATCGGCGCGCCTCCTGCGCAACAACCGCCCGCTCCGCAGACGCCCATGCCTCTACCTGTGCCTGCACCGCCGATGCCTTCGTCGAGTGGAACGCCACCGCTCGTGACCGGCGCGGATAACAGCGCGTCACACGATAGCTGCGATGCCGGCTGGTCGCTGACGTCCAGGTCGGGATGGGGAACGCGTTCGGGCCGAGGTTCTGCGGAGACATCATGTTTCTTCGCTCGAAGTGTCCTCGGTTCGTATTGGGATCACTACGGCGGCGTCGTTCGTGCGCCACGGACGGTATCGGCACCCGGAGCCGTGGATTGCCGCACCGTTGACGGCGCGACCTGTAGCGGGCCAAACTTTGTGGTCCAGTGTGCGGCCTACGGCGCCGACAACTGGGTGACCTGCGTGGGCGGAAACAACGCCCGGGTATACATCTACTGA
- a CDS encoding GAF and ANTAR domain-containing protein: MTEYDLPEAFDRIAAMARELHDTSQPESDLVDQVVQAAVREVPGAQYAGITLGHTNSGKVETQATTHDYPVMLDAIQQRHLEGPCLSATWERDIVEVGDLSTEQRWPKFAADAMRVTPIRSMLCFRLFTSQKMLGALNVYARAANAFDEESEQVGYVLATHAALAWDSVRREVDFRSALSSRDVIGQAKGIIMERFQVNAVVAFNMLTRLSQESNTPVAVLAQKLAGQVSSGKC; this comes from the coding sequence ATGACGGAGTACGACCTACCCGAGGCGTTCGACCGAATCGCCGCCATGGCGCGCGAACTGCACGACACCTCGCAACCCGAATCCGACCTCGTCGACCAGGTGGTGCAGGCCGCCGTCCGTGAGGTCCCCGGCGCCCAATATGCGGGTATCACGTTGGGCCACACCAACAGTGGCAAGGTGGAGACACAGGCCACCACGCACGACTACCCGGTGATGCTCGACGCCATCCAGCAGCGCCACCTGGAAGGCCCGTGCCTGAGCGCGACGTGGGAGCGCGACATCGTCGAGGTCGGCGACCTGAGCACCGAGCAGCGCTGGCCGAAGTTCGCGGCCGACGCCATGCGGGTGACCCCGATCCGCTCGATGCTGTGCTTTCGGCTGTTCACGTCACAGAAGATGTTGGGTGCACTGAATGTGTACGCCCGGGCAGCGAACGCCTTCGACGAGGAATCCGAGCAGGTCGGTTACGTGCTGGCCACGCACGCGGCGCTGGCCTGGGACAGCGTGCGCCGCGAGGTCGACTTCCGTAGCGCACTGAGCAGCCGGGACGTCATCGGCCAGGCCAAGGGCATCATCATGGAGCGCTTCCAGGTCAATGCCGTGGTGGCGTTCAACATGCTGACTCGGTTGTCGCAGGAATCGAACACCCCGGTGGCGGTCCTTGCGCAGAAGCTCGCCGGGCAGGTGTCGTCGGGCAAGTGCTGA
- a CDS encoding serine/threonine-protein kinase, with the protein MSPDRAADPHADDDQFRARFLRESHAAAILQEPHVVPIHDWGEIDGNLYIDMRLIQGATLHELIKTQPLEPQRAVSIIQQIGAALDAAHAERLLHRDVKPQNIIVTSADFAYLVDFGIAEAQGDTHLTMAGTQIGSFSYMAPERFDDAPCSPASDVYSLACVLYESVTGETPFASTSQQHVIAAHIAKPPPRASSINPHLSPAFDEVIARGMAKDPDDRYGSAGALGRAALRALTPGVHTPAFADANTMARPYSAPVQAIDSVPAVPTGPTAAHERNDTDRPARNMTVPLVVIAAVAVLLLGAVGIVVGMLVSRNSNQNAGAPTTVTVAQPAAQASMSPIVSPSMPPPAPLPLPKPAPSAPSVPTIDQETSSTAQLGQLVANDRPYVAAVLADFWIPQLSAKRPGVVDQGVVWDNTLALQEHLRLRQRYNAKLLWSGDWSTFDGRNFWVTVVPITFSDSSGALLWCEAQGYDRDHCIAKIVSNTRPVAGSTATN; encoded by the coding sequence CTGTCACCTGATCGTGCAGCAGACCCACACGCTGATGACGATCAATTCAGAGCGCGGTTCCTGCGCGAATCACACGCGGCAGCGATTCTGCAGGAACCGCATGTGGTGCCAATCCATGACTGGGGCGAGATCGACGGAAATTTGTACATCGATATGCGGCTGATCCAGGGCGCTACGCTACATGAACTGATCAAGACTCAGCCGCTTGAACCGCAACGGGCTGTATCGATCATTCAACAGATTGGCGCTGCCCTCGACGCCGCACATGCTGAGAGGCTGCTGCATCGCGACGTCAAGCCCCAGAACATCATCGTCACCTCAGCCGACTTCGCATATCTCGTGGATTTCGGTATCGCTGAAGCCCAAGGCGACACACACCTCACGATGGCCGGCACTCAGATCGGGTCGTTCTCCTATATGGCTCCCGAACGATTCGACGACGCACCATGCTCACCGGCGTCGGACGTCTACTCGCTGGCTTGCGTGCTGTACGAATCCGTCACCGGCGAAACGCCCTTCGCTTCCACCAGCCAACAACATGTGATCGCCGCACACATTGCCAAACCTCCGCCACGCGCCAGTTCAATCAATCCACACCTCTCGCCTGCATTTGACGAAGTCATCGCACGTGGCATGGCGAAAGATCCGGACGACCGTTATGGCAGCGCCGGAGCACTGGGGCGAGCTGCGCTCCGGGCGCTCACACCCGGTGTCCACACACCGGCATTCGCCGACGCGAACACCATGGCCAGACCCTATTCAGCGCCTGTACAGGCGATCGACAGCGTGCCCGCAGTACCGACCGGTCCGACCGCTGCTCACGAGCGAAACGATACCGATCGTCCAGCCCGAAACATGACTGTTCCGCTTGTAGTCATCGCTGCAGTGGCGGTCCTGCTCCTCGGCGCAGTTGGCATCGTCGTCGGCATGCTGGTCTCCCGGAATTCCAATCAGAACGCGGGCGCCCCGACAACAGTCACCGTCGCTCAACCAGCTGCCCAGGCATCGATGTCGCCAATCGTGTCGCCATCTATGCCGCCGCCAGCACCGTTGCCGCTGCCCAAGCCAGCGCCCTCCGCGCCGTCGGTTCCCACCATCGACCAGGAAACGTCCAGTACCGCTCAATTGGGCCAGCTGGTCGCAAACGACCGGCCGTACGTTGCTGCCGTACTCGCCGACTTTTGGATCCCGCAGTTGAGCGCAAAACGACCCGGAGTCGTCGACCAAGGCGTGGTCTGGGACAACACTCTTGCACTGCAGGAGCATCTTCGGCTGCGGCAGCGGTACAACGCGAAGCTGCTGTGGTCCGGCGATTGGTCCACATTCGACGGCAGAAATTTCTGGGTAACGGTCGTGCCGATTACCTTCAGTGATTCAAGCGGGGCGCTGTTGTGGTGCGAGGCCCAGGGATACGATCGAGACCACTGCATTGCGAAGATCGTGAGCAACACACGGCCAGTTGCGGGCAGTACTGCCACGAACTGA
- a CDS encoding DUF4333 domain-containing protein — protein sequence MNDNTSNTENATSRITQPQREPSAPANQPNHDELPWWQTIYQPPPGSFHNIPQRRPPMRPVRPFAPPRSSAIAPRARPASQDARLPPPIPQSAPVGPPVGPAQRGPASSTTRLKHQSNGRRKLIGIGAAVLAVEAVALLVGISMLRTSKTIELDINQAQRGVEQVLTDTVSGYGVTNISNVRCNGGVNPPVKKDGTFKCEATVDGRQRQITVVFVDDGGTYEVGGPTG from the coding sequence ATGAACGACAACACCTCAAACACGGAAAACGCCACCTCGCGGATCACGCAGCCGCAACGCGAACCTTCAGCGCCGGCCAACCAGCCGAACCACGATGAATTGCCCTGGTGGCAAACCATTTATCAGCCGCCGCCTGGGTCATTCCACAACATCCCGCAGCGCCGGCCACCTATGCGCCCCGTCCGCCCGTTTGCTCCCCCTAGAAGTTCGGCCATCGCACCCCGTGCTCGACCAGCGTCGCAGGATGCTCGCCTCCCGCCACCGATTCCACAAAGCGCCCCGGTGGGACCACCTGTTGGCCCGGCACAACGAGGCCCTGCATCGTCAACGACCCGGTTGAAACACCAATCCAATGGGCGCCGCAAACTCATTGGCATCGGAGCAGCTGTGCTTGCCGTCGAAGCCGTCGCGCTCCTGGTCGGCATATCGATGCTCCGCACCTCGAAGACGATCGAACTCGACATCAATCAAGCGCAACGAGGCGTGGAACAGGTCCTGACCGACACGGTGAGTGGCTATGGCGTTACGAACATTTCAAACGTCAGGTGCAACGGCGGCGTCAACCCACCCGTCAAGAAGGACGGCACCTTCAAATGCGAGGCCACCGTCGACGGCCGCCAGCGACAGATCACGGTGGTGTTTGTCGACGACGGCGGGACATACGAAGTCGGAGGTCCGACCGGCTGA
- a CDS encoding YciI family protein — protein MFHVLNITYTQPLDVVDQARPAHLEWLGKLVEERRILLAGRLESQGGAVLIASDMTAEEADALTASDPYVHAGVATYERVSFNAGFRAAGL, from the coding sequence GTGTTTCACGTACTGAACATCACCTACACGCAACCCTTGGACGTCGTGGACCAGGCACGGCCCGCGCATCTGGAATGGCTCGGCAAGCTGGTCGAGGAACGTCGCATCCTTCTCGCCGGCCGACTGGAGTCGCAGGGCGGCGCCGTCCTGATCGCCTCGGATATGACGGCCGAGGAAGCCGACGCCCTCACCGCGAGCGACCCGTACGTGCACGCCGGTGTCGCCACCTACGAGCGTGTGAGCTTCAACGCCGGATTCCGCGCCGCCGGGCTCTGA
- a CDS encoding TetR/AcrR family transcriptional regulator, translated as MSTTHTGRPRLRPQRRPGVTGRDEILDAASELFTTLGYAGTSTRTIADSVGIRQASLYHYFKTKDDILCAVLSQTVAPTLAFIPSLLSATPALSATEHLHALATFDGDQLLGGTWNLGALYLLPELRADRLEPFWSDRERLRQHYLTLSREVLERTGVHQAAADLPFRLVESLVNMWSVPHGPERCDLPMQVADAGVRVLGIPDAETPALRERTRQVIELHTGPG; from the coding sequence ATGTCGACCACCCACACAGGAAGGCCTCGACTGCGGCCCCAGCGACGCCCGGGCGTCACGGGACGAGACGAAATCCTCGATGCCGCAAGCGAATTGTTCACCACCCTGGGCTACGCAGGTACGTCGACGCGAACCATCGCCGATTCGGTGGGCATCAGGCAGGCGTCGCTGTACCACTACTTCAAGACCAAGGACGACATCCTGTGTGCCGTGCTGAGCCAGACCGTCGCCCCGACACTGGCCTTCATCCCGAGCCTGCTGAGCGCCACGCCGGCCTTGTCCGCAACCGAGCATCTCCACGCCCTGGCGACGTTCGACGGAGATCAATTACTCGGTGGCACATGGAACCTGGGCGCGCTCTACCTGCTTCCCGAACTGCGCGCCGATCGCCTGGAGCCGTTCTGGTCCGACCGCGAACGCCTGCGACAGCACTATCTGACCCTGAGCCGGGAAGTGCTGGAACGCACCGGCGTCCATCAGGCAGCCGCCGACCTGCCGTTCCGGCTCGTCGAATCGCTGGTCAACATGTGGTCGGTGCCGCACGGCCCGGAACGATGTGATCTGCCCATGCAGGTCGCCGATGCCGGCGTGCGTGTGCTGGGCATCCCCGACGCCGAAACACCGGCACTGCGCGAGCGCACCAGGCAGGTCATCGAGCTGCACACCGGCCCCGGATAA
- a CDS encoding peptidase has product MSINDVESFWKMQYPKSFGQQLKPVSRLVSSDGDELAGYTLCGSPEGNAVYCTIDNSIGWDRSQETGLVPPALPFFGAIGAAGVFAHEYGHAVQFQAGLPIRSPTLIKEQQADCYAGVYMRWVADGDSARFVVSTGDGLNHLLAGLLAIRDPQGESDDPDALLKQHGTGLDRISAFQIGFEQGARACSTIDRAEIQRRRGDLPRNLFDARSPNSDITIDQSTLATLGEELHKILQPANPPGLTTGGASCDGSRSTAVAVYCPDSNTVAIDLPALQQIGAPADERSHRLLQGDNTAISVIASRYALASEHERGLPLDTPQTAMRTACLTGVAQRGMAQPVSLPSGPGLMLGAGDLDEAVAGLLTNGIVASDVNGTPLPAGFTRIAAFRIGILGTTDDCFRRF; this is encoded by the coding sequence TTGTCCATCAACGATGTCGAGTCGTTCTGGAAGATGCAGTACCCCAAATCATTCGGACAACAACTCAAACCCGTCAGCCGACTCGTCTCCTCAGATGGTGACGAACTGGCCGGGTACACATTGTGCGGAAGCCCCGAAGGCAACGCCGTGTACTGCACCATCGACAACTCAATCGGGTGGGACCGGTCGCAAGAGACAGGGTTGGTTCCGCCGGCGCTACCGTTCTTCGGCGCGATCGGCGCGGCAGGCGTTTTCGCGCATGAGTACGGCCATGCCGTTCAATTTCAGGCGGGCCTACCGATCCGCTCTCCCACGCTGATAAAAGAACAGCAAGCCGACTGTTACGCCGGGGTATACATGCGCTGGGTCGCTGACGGCGATTCTGCGCGGTTCGTGGTCAGTACAGGAGACGGCCTCAATCATCTGCTTGCCGGTCTCTTGGCAATACGCGACCCGCAAGGCGAATCCGACGATCCAGATGCGCTTCTCAAACAGCACGGCACCGGACTGGATCGCATCAGTGCCTTCCAAATCGGATTCGAGCAGGGAGCTCGCGCCTGTTCGACGATCGATCGGGCCGAAATTCAACGACGGCGAGGCGATCTGCCTCGTAACCTGTTCGATGCCCGAAGCCCGAACAGCGACATCACCATCGACCAGAGCACGTTGGCCACACTCGGCGAAGAACTCCACAAGATCCTGCAGCCTGCGAACCCGCCTGGGCTCACGACTGGCGGAGCGTCGTGTGACGGAAGCCGGTCTACCGCGGTCGCTGTGTACTGCCCTGACAGCAACACCGTGGCAATCGACTTGCCGGCACTACAGCAGATCGGCGCGCCCGCAGACGAACGCAGCCATCGACTCCTGCAGGGCGACAACACCGCAATATCCGTAATCGCTTCCCGCTATGCGCTGGCCAGCGAGCACGAGCGCGGATTGCCGCTCGACACGCCGCAAACCGCGATGCGCACCGCATGCCTCACCGGAGTCGCGCAACGCGGCATGGCGCAGCCAGTTTCCTTGCCGTCAGGTCCAGGTTTGATGCTCGGCGCCGGCGACCTCGATGAAGCCGTCGCAGGGCTGCTGACCAATGGAATAGTCGCCAGCGACGTCAACGGCACCCCGCTCCCCGCTGGCTTTACCCGCATTGCCGCCTTTCGCATCGGAATCCTCGGAACAACCGACGACTGCTTCCGGAGGTTCTGA
- a CDS encoding NAD(P)-dependent alcohol dehydrogenase — protein MTTTVSAYAATSATSPLTKTTIERRDIGPHDVAFDIKFAGICHSDIHTVKSEWGPANYPVVPGHEIAGVVTAVGSEVTKYKVGDHVGVGCFVDSCRECENCLAGLQQYCTGKGGNIGTYNAVGRDGTPTYGGYSTAIVVDENYVLRIPDSIPLDKAAPLLCAGITLYSPLRHWNAGPGKKVAIVGLGGLGHVGVKLAVAMGAEVTVLSQSLKKMEDGLRLGAHHYYATNDPDTFKKLAGTFDLIINTVSANLNMGLYLNLLKSDGTLVELGAPEKPLEVPVFPLIGMRRTLAGSLIGGIPETQEMLDFCAEHDVTPEIEVIDASYVNEAYERVIASDVRYRFVIDTATI, from the coding sequence ATGACCACGACCGTTTCCGCCTACGCCGCGACTTCAGCGACCAGCCCGCTGACCAAGACCACCATCGAGCGCCGTGACATCGGCCCGCACGATGTGGCATTCGACATCAAGTTCGCGGGCATCTGTCACTCGGACATCCACACCGTCAAGTCCGAATGGGGCCCGGCCAACTACCCCGTCGTACCCGGCCACGAGATCGCCGGTGTCGTCACGGCCGTCGGCTCCGAGGTGACCAAGTACAAGGTCGGCGACCACGTCGGCGTCGGCTGCTTCGTCGACTCGTGCCGCGAGTGCGAGAACTGCCTGGCCGGCCTGCAGCAGTACTGCACCGGCAAGGGCGGCAACATCGGCACCTACAACGCCGTGGGCCGTGACGGCACCCCCACCTACGGCGGCTACAGCACCGCCATCGTCGTCGACGAGAACTACGTGCTGCGCATCCCGGACAGCATCCCGCTGGACAAGGCCGCTCCGCTGCTGTGCGCCGGCATCACCCTGTACTCGCCGCTGCGGCACTGGAACGCCGGGCCGGGCAAGAAGGTGGCGATCGTCGGTCTCGGCGGCCTGGGCCACGTCGGTGTGAAGCTCGCCGTCGCGATGGGTGCCGAGGTCACAGTGCTGAGCCAGTCGCTCAAGAAGATGGAAGACGGTCTGCGCCTGGGCGCACACCACTACTACGCCACCAACGACCCGGACACCTTCAAGAAGCTGGCCGGCACCTTCGACCTCATCATCAACACGGTGTCGGCGAACCTCAACATGGGCCTGTACCTGAACCTGCTCAAGAGCGACGGCACGCTCGTCGAGCTCGGCGCCCCCGAGAAGCCGCTCGAGGTGCCGGTGTTCCCGTTGATCGGTATGCGTCGCACCCTCGCCGGTTCGTTGATCGGCGGCATCCCGGAGACCCAGGAGATGCTGGACTTCTGCGCCGAGCACGACGTCACCCCCGAGATCGAGGTCATCGACGCGTCGTACGTCAACGAGGCCTACGAGCGCGTCATCGCCAGTGACGTGCGGTACCGCTTCGTGATCGACACCGCGACCATCTAG
- the nrdF gene encoding class 1b ribonucleoside-diphosphate reductase subunit beta, translating into MKLIDRASAINWNRVQDDKDAEVWDRLTGNFWLPEKVPVSNDIPSWGTLTDSEKQLTMRVFTGLTLLDTIQGTVGAVSLIPDALTPHEQAVYTNIAFMESVHAKSYSNIFSTLCSTVEIDEAFRWSEENPNLQRKAEIVMKYYRGDEPLKRKVASTLLESFLFYSGFYLPMYWSSRAKLTNTADMIRLIIRDEAVHGYYIGYKYQRGLAAVDEAKRTELKDYTYELLFELYDNEVEYTQDLYDGVGLTEDVKKFLRYNANKALMNLGYEALFPRDETDVNPAILSALSPNADENHDFFSGSGSSYVIGKAVNTEDSDWDF; encoded by the coding sequence ATGAAGCTGATCGACCGGGCCTCCGCGATCAACTGGAACCGCGTGCAGGACGACAAGGACGCGGAGGTCTGGGACCGTCTCACGGGCAACTTCTGGTTGCCGGAGAAGGTGCCGGTGTCCAACGACATCCCGTCCTGGGGCACCCTCACCGACAGCGAAAAGCAGCTCACCATGCGGGTTTTCACCGGCCTGACGCTGCTTGACACCATCCAGGGCACCGTCGGCGCCGTCAGCCTCATCCCGGACGCGCTGACCCCGCACGAGCAGGCCGTCTACACCAACATCGCCTTCATGGAGTCGGTGCACGCCAAGAGCTACAGCAACATCTTCTCGACGCTGTGCTCGACCGTCGAGATCGACGAGGCGTTCCGCTGGTCGGAGGAGAACCCGAACCTGCAGCGCAAGGCCGAGATCGTCATGAAGTACTACCGGGGTGACGAGCCGCTCAAGCGCAAGGTCGCCTCGACGCTGCTCGAGAGCTTCCTGTTCTACTCCGGCTTCTACCTGCCGATGTACTGGTCCTCGCGCGCCAAGCTCACCAACACCGCCGACATGATCCGCCTGATCATCCGTGACGAAGCGGTGCACGGTTACTACATCGGCTACAAGTACCAGCGCGGATTGGCAGCGGTCGACGAGGCCAAGCGGACCGAGCTCAAGGACTACACCTACGAGCTGCTGTTCGAGCTGTACGACAACGAGGTGGAGTACACCCAGGACCTGTACGACGGCGTCGGCCTCACCGAGGACGTCAAGAAGTTCCTGCGCTACAACGCCAACAAGGCGCTGATGAACCTCGGCTACGAAGCGCTGTTCCCGCGCGACGAGACCGACGTGAACCCGGCGATCCTGTCGGCGCTGTCGCCCAACGCCGACGAGAACCACGACTTCTTCTCGGGCTCGGGTTCGTCGTACGTCATCGGCAAGGCCGTCAATACGGAAGACTCCGACTGGGACTTCTAA